In the genome of Mercurialis annua linkage group LG8, ddMerAnnu1.2, whole genome shotgun sequence, the window aaattgtaAATGTTACAAGTGTTAAAAAGGGGATGTTTCTAGCGTTGGGATTTGCTTGGACAACCAAGACATTGGAAGCATATTTCCAGATGAAGTAGCAAATTTTAGGAGATCCATCAAGTTAGGCTAACCACATTCAAAATAGATAGAAAATATGAATAGTAGCATTTCTACCTTGATATTAAAGGATTTGAATTTGTCAACCCTGTTATTTTCAAAGGAATAACAggataaaagaaataaaaaaacagaagCCAAATATATCTAACATTATTTTTGTGAAGATGAAAAAACTATAGAATATCAATATGATATTGGTGAATTTATATTATTACTAattaatattaagtttataaaacTGAAATTTCATGGTAAGTGGGCAACCATGTTTGAGTTAACAATCTTTCTCCGATTGAAAAAACTATCTAGTTCTCAGCTATGGAGATGCATCTTTGCCGATGATACTATTGTTTCCACTTAATGGTGGTATGATTTTGTTCCcttttaatatgtatttttatgaatttaaactTGTTTATTTGAAACTGCCAAGGTGAAGTTAGTATCGGCTTTCTTCGTACCTTGCtatattttcattattattataacCCCTTCTTGATTGTCTTAGTTGAACCTAAAATTGCATGTATACAAGCGAACAAAATTATTAAGCGATCTGGTTTTACTTTTTCTCATCACGTTGAAGCTCAAGGTTTCTCTAGTGGCGTTTGATTGTTTTGGAATTCTGATATCCATTTAAGGGTGCTTCATAATCATCGTCAATACATCCATGTTTCAGTCAATTACGCCATTAGAATTCTTAGGAGGGAACTCTCTACTTTGGACTGTGGTAATACTGGTCCTTGTCACTTGGCAAAGATTTCAATGCGATTCTCAGCGCAAattaaggggggggggggggggggggttccGGTTTTAGAAATTTTGATTTGTCTTTTATTTAATCGTTTTTTATGACAATACTCTCAcccattttgatttttttggtccATGTTTCTCTTAGAGACGAGGAAATACTTTTCACCGTCTTAATAGAGATCATTGCAATAACACTTGGATGCAAAATTACCACTATGATATTACTAACCATTTCTCGAGAATTCATTATGACCACAGAACCATTCTTATCAAGACCAATACTAGCAATCACATTGATCCTACCCAAAGACCCTTTCAGTTTGTAGCTCTATGGCTTACTCACCATGATTTCCCTATTTTTTTGTTAAGAATTGTtggaataataataatttttttaaagataactTGTGTTCTTTCTTTAACAGACTTAAATATTGGAATTCTAACATTGTTGGCaatgttttttaaattgaaGAAGATTCCCATGGCTCGACTTAGCGGCATTCAAAAAGACCTAGGGATTCGGTCCCCCAATTTTCTTATTAATCTGGATATTGAGCTTCGTAAAGATCTTGACGAAATCCTTCTTCGTGAGGAATCCATTTGGCTACAAAAATCAAGAAACAATTGGATTACATTTGGTGACAGAAACACGTCCTACTTTTTCACGCTAAAACCATTGCAAGGAGAAGAAAAAACCGTATTGTCACTTTGAAAATTGACAATCGCAGCCGGTGCTAGGACGAGTGTTACTTGCAAAGCATGGTTGTTTCGTTCTTTATTAACCTTTATACGGAGGATAACAATAACATGTCTATTCATCCTTACCGTAGCTTTATTTTAATTCTTGATTCTCATATGGTGACCTCGCTGAGCATCCCTATAAAGGATAGAGAACCCCCACCATGCTTTCTTTCAAATGAATCCTTGGACAGCCCTAGGTATCGACGGTATTCTGACAACCTTCTATCGATATCAGTGAATGGTTGTGGGCTCCTCCGTTTGCAAATTGATTCATCAAATTTTCAGCGAAGGAGTGTGATGGAAAGTGATACTAATAAAACTTTAATATCCCCCATTCCTAAATATGCTAAGCATGTTACTATTAAAGACTACGATCCATTAGCCTTTGCACAAGATTATCAATAACCAGTTCAAGACTATCATGCCTCACATTGTTAGCCTTATTTAAGTGAGCTTTGTTGCAGGTCGCAACATTACATACAACATCATCATTGCTCAAGATGTCATTCATTctataataacaaaaaatgGAAGAAAGATTGCTTTGCTATTAAAGTTGACCTGGAGAAAGCCTATGATAGATTGAGCTGGAATTTATTGAGAATATCCTTTTAGATGTCATAATTCCACATAACCTTATCTATGTTATTATGCATTCAATTTTATCTTCCCATATGAGTTTGTTAAGGAATGGTTCGACATCTTAAGAATTTAATCTTTCTATGGGTATCCATCGGGGATCCTCTCTCTTcgtatttatttaatttatgtataGAACAATTTTTCCATTGAATTGGGTTGGCAATTCGTAGCGAAGAGTGGTTTCCTacttaattgaataaatttgGAACTAATCTTTCTCACTTTTTTTTGCAGATGATCTTGTTCTTTTTTTGGAAAATCCAAGGCTAACCATGGCATCATTTATCAAGACTATTATGAATGACTTTTCAAACATCGTCATTCTTAATATTAGTTTAAGAAAAattcaagttttattttttctaaatgtgGAGTCTCAAACTACCGATGATATTTGTAATATTATGGGTTTCAAAAAATTGCAAGACTTAGGAAAGTACCTATTTTCGTATTTTTAAAGCAACATACTCATACATCctggataaaatttaaaacaagcTATTAGGTTGGAACGCTAGCCTTCTCTCTTTGGCCGACAGGCTAACCTTGACAAAATTTGTCTTGATGTCTATCCAGGGTTACACGAATGGGACCACTTCCCTCCCTAAATGTTTATGCGACAAAGTTGACCGACTTATGAGCAATTGTTTTCGGGTAACTAAAGATGGTTCACGTAAACCAAGCATTATCAGTTTGCGAGATTTGTGCTCTCCATGCAATAATGAAAGCAACGACATTCGGGATTTAAAGAATCAAAATAATGTGTTTTTGCTGAAATTGGGGTTCATTATCATCTCCAAACTTGATTTTCTTTGGGTACAAGTTTTGCGGAGCAAATATAGATAGATCAACTTCCACATTCCTGCCAAATTGAAAGATCATTGTTATATTATTTGGAGAAGCCTTGCATGCCTTTGGGAAAATGTCGTCTCTAGTACTCATTGGGCTCTTGGTAATGGTGATAGAATCAACTTTTGGAATGAAAATTAGATTGGCGATCTTGGCCCTCTAAAGATGTTGGCATCCTCTCTTTTAAGTTACGATGAGCTTCTTAAGAAAGTTAAAGACGGGGTGGATAATGAGACCTGGGATTTGGGTTTTTTATCTAGTCGTGTTTCATGTTATATGCTTCTTCATATTACAGCTGTGAAACCTCCTACAGTTTTAGATGTTTCTGACTATATTTATTAGGGCCTTACTAGCTCTGATACTTTCAACATAAGCTCATCTTATAATCTTCAGCGCACCCCTTATTTAGAGGAACTAAACACTAAATGGAATATTACTTGGAATTGGACGGGAGCCTAAAGAATTCGTACCATGCTTTGGTTCACAAAAAAGATCAGTCTTTTGATGAATAGCCAGCGTTGTAGGCATCATATGACCAATGATGAGTCTTGTGCTATATGTGGCAACCGTATCGAAGACATGGATCATATCTTGCGTTCCTGCATTTTTGCGAGGGGAGTTTGGATGAAAATTCTTTCCTCAAATCTTAGCAATAATCATAAATTGTCAGCTTACCTTTTAATATTTGGTTCTTTTATACTTCTTCTGTCCCATTTAGAAAATCtcattgttgttgttttttcacaTATTAAGAGgagataaaatataatttattttttttatttcgatttcattaattgtgttttgaaattatGCATGCCATTACTGATTTTATAAATGGAATTTGTTATTAATATaagataaaagataaaataaaaaattatactaaaaagaTATAATGAGACTTCTTAAGTgagatattaaaaaataacaataaaactttttaaatggaaTGGAGGAAGTACTTACAAAGAAAGAGCTTGCACAATGAAGATAGTTCGAGGAACACCTTTGCAATTACATGTTGGTCACATTGCAAACATTAAGGTTTATTTTGCATGTAATGTTTGATTTGTCTATCATAAgaaagaatgatttttttttcaataatttccttaatattttaatgcaaatattattataatggttaaaagttaaaacaaaaATACGTATTTAATGCaaaacattaatattttttaataatgaaagttatcaaataaattattaaaatcaacatTTAAGAttccatatttatttttaaattttattaaattaaagttgTGCATTGGCCGATTTAGTTTGTAAATCGACCTAAAATCAAAACCGGTCGGTTTTTTATCCAGCTAAAATTTGAACTGAACCTGAACTGAATTAAGAAGAAATTTCGGTTCAGTTCGGTCAGTAACTGAATATATAACATATTTAATGAAATCATACAAACATGTTCTTTGGCATAGTGGAGGTTCAAATCCTACTCTTGTCATTTGCTATATTTTAAAGTTAATATTGTTGATGGTCGTTAGTTCGAATTCTACTCAAGGCCGACCTTAGATGAACTGAAGCTCTAGGcgaattttttagttttttttataataatatctattcataaatttatttgtaaaaataagctctttttattttttttcacaaaACACGTTTTTTCACTTTGTTTTTATAAAGGTCCACTCTcagtaaattttttatattttttagtagaTCGTTAATAGATTTTTAGTAAATGCATGTTTGGTAAATTGTTAGTAGATTTTCataatatttctttatataaaatatattataaaaaaaactatatattcAGTGTATTTACTGTTCTTTCTATTTGATATCATAGACAGAATACGTcctaaacgattaaaaaatataaaattatatattattttcatttgtaTTACTAGTTATTACTCAATAGTTTAATTACTAAACTACAACACCTATCACCAAAAAGggattctttaaaatttattttctaattactagaatatctaattaaattttaaactaaaaattacatCTATCACataaaagattaataaaatatttaaaatatttaatataacatttatttttttaatggatCCCATATAAATATGAGGCCGTCTAATATTTGTGGCCCTAGGCATAGGCCTTAGTGGCCTATGCTTAAGACCGGGCATGATCCTACTCTTGTCATTTGCTATATTTTAAAGTTAATATTATTGATGGTCCCTAGTTTAAAACATACTCTTGTCATTtgctatattttaaaattaatgaaaaataaaaataaagagtgaGACTGTCTGAAGTCGAACATGAGACCTTAAGAGGATTATTAAAatctatttaatatatattatataatttagtcGGTTTAATTCTTCCACTATTCTAAAATAAACCGAATTTTATTAGAACCGAACCAAGTCTATATTTTCAGTTCAAtccgttttaattttttggtggTCCGTTTTTGTACATCCCTATATCAAACACCACAACTAATAATTAGTGATTATTAAACCcacctttatatttttaattaggcTATTGAAAATGGGCCAAGTTTCCATCAAAGGCCCATTTACTAGACAAATACCGAACAAATTTGCTTGGACTTCAGTGATAACATGCTCCTTCAACTTGTAAATAATGgaaaattaacatataaattaattttgtgtgcaaattaatacataaacttggtgattatgggcaagTTATCCCATTTTGATAATTAGCCCCCTCAATTTTACTAGTTCCTTCAATTGGCAATTGTCCCCTTAACTTATaagttaatttttcaaaatgggctaattgcccataattacCAAATTCGTATATTGATCTgccaacaaaattaaattatgtgtTAATTGTTCATTGCTTACAAATTAAGGGGAcaaattgctatttaagtcAATTTGCTTGAGGTTAAAGAAGTAATTGCTTGAGGTTTTCTCAAGTTTCAACTAGCAATGTAGGTATTACAAAAACCATGTGATAGCTACTAGACAAATTCCGAACTAATTTGTTTGGAACACAGCCTAATggcaaaaacgtttaaaattattgtacatttttattttcatcttataaataattttatgagtTTGAATCCAATATTCAGCTTTTAACTTTAACCACATATATTGGAttatttgtaataaaattaacCAACCTCACAAATTGCTTGAATGAAGTTAAGATTACAAGCTTATTATTCAAAAATGCTTCCTTACTTACACACCCGTAATCCGCATTTATTATTGATCTAACCAAAAACCAATAAACATAAACACCatcatatttatttgatttagaaaTAACGAAACAATTTCTCGGTTGAtaaattttcatgttttttgaGTTCTTCGTTGTAATAAAGGTTAATTCATATTTTCGATTCTTAGAAAACTACCAAACCATACCGACGTTCGATTCTCGATAAAACCAATAAAACCGACCAATCCGTCTCGATTCTTAGAACCCAACCACCATATTTACAAAATTGAAAACCCAAAAATAGGCATTAATCCATAAAACACAATTTCTTGATGCCACCAATCCCAAAATGACAACACAAATCCCACGCCCGATTTCTCACATTGTCATTAGACCAATTCCTCACACAcactaccaaacaaatctataaCACAGCAAAACAACAAAATCACAGAATCAAAATTCCATCGTCATCATCATCACACGCACACacattctcaatttttttattcctcCAACTTTCAATTTCACACAAATTCCCAACTGGGTTACAAGTGTCACCCGCCGATTCCCAACCCCACTGCGTCAAAATCTGAACtttcatcatcatcttcattttTTTCTGATTCTATGCGAATCAAAAAGAACATTAAACGACGTCGTGTTAGATGTCACGTTCACTTGTAGTAGGTCAGTGACGTGATTTCACTATGTGATTCCAAtttctatttctattttttttatttatattttagtaatggagtttaaatcaaattcaaattttgcCCTAATTTTTGATCGATTTTGACTGTTTTTTTCGCTCAATCCTTTTGATTTCGCGAAGGAtctaaactttttcatatttccattGTTACccactttcaaaaaaattattaattttatgggttttctcttaatttttgttataatcTTTTGATCagaatttagttttgttttaaagtgTAATGGCAAGGTATAGAGGAGACAAAGAAGATGGACCAGATAGGCATATGGGTTTACTTAAACTGGTTCAAATTCTatcttttttggttatttttgttGCTGGTATTATTTTAGGATTAGCAGCAAGTTCTCATATAAATCAGTATTTTACTTCTCAAGCAAGGCTATTTTTTACTAACAATATAGCAGCAACTAAGATTCCTGGTGATAATTGTACAATTTTGAAGACTTGTAAGAGTGTTGATTGTTTGAGTTTGAATACTTTTCTTCATCCCAAGAATTTGACTCATAAAATGAGTGATGAGGAGCTTTTTTGGAGGGCTTCGTTGATTCCGTATAAAGATGAGTATCCGTATAGTCGAGTGCCTAAGGTGGCTTTTATGTTTTTGACTAGAGGGCCGTTGCCTATGTTGCCGTTGTGGGAGAGGTTTTTTAGAGGTCATGAGAAGTATTTTGGTATTTATATTCATACACCGCGGGattatgtgtttaatgtttcGAGAGATTCTCCATTCTATGGAAGACAAATTCCAAGTCAGGTATGTGTTTTAGCTGTGTTGTTCAGGTTGATTGTGATAATTTTGAGTAATAAACAGTATGGTTTGTTTATATGTAATGTAGTTGAAGTTGACATGTTTTCGGTGTGTTAGATATGCTATTTTCTAGATTGAATTGAATTTGGCTTACTTCATGGTTTGATTATCGGTACAGCTAGCAATATGATTGCTTTGTAGAATAATATTCCGTTATGATTTTCGTAGGAATGAATAAATTTGTGAACTACAGGAAGGGATAGATGTGGTTATCTTGTTGTTGACAAAATGAAATACAGCATGTTTCTCTTTATAAAGGTTGCTTCTGATATTTAGTTATATGCTTTGAGAACGGTGTGTACTTGCTAGCTGGAGGAAGAGATCcttttatgttatatttatgtTAAGATTTCTACgcatttttgaaaatcattGATGTTTTAAGAATTGCTATCCATCATCAAGCCGAGTTCTAGTTTGTATGGAGACTCTGCAGGTCATCCGACTAGATTGAATTTGGTTCTTTGTTGAAATGAGCATTTGAATTGGATAACATACTTAAAATCTCGATATATGAATGTCTACTTGATGAGTTAATTGTGATAAGACTCAGAAGCTCGATGTAATGAAGAAATTTACAATGTCTGATACAATTTAAACTGGTTAAACAATGGGACTAGCTACATTGCCAAGTATtgtaaactaataaatatttgtTAACAATCAATATAGTTTATGAAAAATGGTCTGCTACTTTAAAAATGGTATAGTCACTCAAAGTTTTGACTTTTGATTTGAACTTTCTTAAAAAACACAATATTTTCCGGTACTCCCTGCAAAAGAGAACTTGTTGCACCTTTCAGCTTTACGTCTTTTATTAGGAAAAGATGAGCATTTGAAGTAGTGTTTCTATTATTTcatatatatcttttttattttctttttgtacaATCTTCTGCAGGATGTCGAATGGGGAACAGTGTCACTGGTTGATGCTGAGAAGCGCCTTCTGGCTAATGCCCTATTAGACTTCTCCAATGAGCGATTTGTTCTCCTCTCCGAAAGCTGCATCCCAGTCTATAATTTCCCTACAGTCTACCGGTACCTTGTTCATTCTGAATATAGTTTTGTTGACTCATATGATGATCCCACCCGTTATGGACGTGGCCGCTACAACCGTAAAATGCTTCCTGATATTAAGCTCTATCAATGGAGGAAAGGATCTCAATGGTTCGAAATCCAACGGACTTTGGCAATTTATATGCTTTCAGACACAACATATTACTCTATCTTCAAAAAGTTTTGCCGGCCTGCCTGCTACCCCGACGAGCACTATATTCCTACTTATTTGAACATGTTTCACGGATCGCTTAATGCAAATCGTACTGTGACTTGGGTGGATTGGTCGATAGGGGGCCCGCATCCAGCAACATATATGGATATTAATGTTACAGAAAGCTTCATtcaaaatattagaaataacaGAACACTATGCTCTTATAATTCTGAGTTGACATCGATTTGTTACCTTTTCGCTCGGAAGTTTCATCCAAGCGCGCTGGAGCCCTTGTTGAACCTCACATCGACGGTAATGGAATTTTGATCTTCATTTTGCTGGGGCTGCTGTGAAATTTCTATAAGAAATTTTTGTTTGGGAACATTGTACAGCTAGTTTTCATAGGCCATCATTGAGATTCTTGACCTCTTAGGGAATTTGCTATTTTGTCAAACAAATTTTGAGTATTGGCAAAGATTTTGGAAGAGAAGGGAGAAGCAGAAAGTTTCAGAAATCATTTTTTGATGTCTTCATTTTGTATTTAGTTTAAGAACTTTTTTGCAGATGCATAGTTTTCTGCTGCTTATGATTCTCtgaatcatttttaaaaaatattaaaatagaaatcaattCTTTTATCTATTTgtctaaaatatttacttattcCTTCATTGTGTTTTATGTCTTTTatattgtaaatttatttcTGAATTTGAAGGCAAATGTTGTTGTAGACTATATTATTATAACATTCttaaaaaatatctatttaATAGGTAGTCTCTTTAGTTTGGGATAACTGCAAAACTACCCCaaaaaaatcacttaattttcaaaatatgtgtcaaaaataatcaattttacctaaaattaaaaactttacaaattttacgtacttttttactataaaaaaatacgtttgtgatatatattttgatagattATCAATACATCTCTTGATATAGtacgtaaaaaataaaaacctattgcatattattattttcataatctatctatactatatataaaagcacggatggggggaagGCACATTTAAGTTAATGTCCTtttcattataaatttaattattaattaaaaactattaagataattattagagttagagtactaactaaaatagaaTACTATGTTAAGATAAGTTAGAAACCTAACAAAAATAAACTACTGTGTTAAGATAATAATCTAGTAGGTTTTCGAACCTTCTCTTTAAAATTCAAAGTGTATGTTCCCGCCCGAATTTCAGCAATCActttctaattaaaatatactattttgactatctaaaaaaaatattctaattatttttaaatcatataGAATTCAAAATAAGACAAACTATCccgataaattattattttaattattattttatatttttattaaaatataatataattataaaatttgggtattaattcaaaataacaagataaactattacaaattaactactatttta includes:
- the LOC126659446 gene encoding glycosyltransferase BC10, with the protein product MARYRGDKEDGPDRHMGLLKLVQILSFLVIFVAGIILGLAASSHINQYFTSQARLFFTNNIAATKIPGDNCTILKTCKSVDCLSLNTFLHPKNLTHKMSDEELFWRASLIPYKDEYPYSRVPKVAFMFLTRGPLPMLPLWERFFRGHEKYFGIYIHTPRDYVFNVSRDSPFYGRQIPSQDVEWGTVSLVDAEKRLLANALLDFSNERFVLLSESCIPVYNFPTVYRYLVHSEYSFVDSYDDPTRYGRGRYNRKMLPDIKLYQWRKGSQWFEIQRTLAIYMLSDTTYYSIFKKFCRPACYPDEHYIPTYLNMFHGSLNANRTVTWVDWSIGGPHPATYMDINVTESFIQNIRNNRTLCSYNSELTSICYLFARKFHPSALEPLLNLTSTVMEF